Below is a window of Parafrankia irregularis DNA.
GAGCTCGAGGTGGAAGCGCGCCGCGTCGCCCTGCGCGGCCAGGCCGTCAGGCGCGGTGACCAGGTCCCGGCCGCGGCCGACGAGGTGCAGGTCCCCGTCGGCCCCGTCCGGGTGCAGCGCGTCGATCGTGATCGTGCGCCGGACCGAGCCGGGACGGCGGACCGGGCTTCCCACCACCGGGTCGTGCAGACCCCGGCGGGGATGCAACGGCGGCTCGGCGGGAGGCGGGTCCACGAACTGCCAGCTCACAGCGACGGTCTCCCTCCGGGCCGGCCGGGACGGGTCAGCGGCGTTCCGGACGGGTCAGCGCGCGGCGTCCAGGACGGCGGGCCAGTGCGCCTTGTTCGAGCCGCCCGCGTCGTAGAGGGTCGTCCGGGCGTAGACGCCGCCGATCTTGGCGACGAGACCGCGCCCGACCTCCTCCGGCGAGCCGATCACCGAGAACTCCGCCAGCATCTCGTCGGTGATCAGCCCCGCCATGTCGTCCCAGCGGCCCTGCTTGGACAGCGCCGTCAGCTCCGGCTGCACGTCACCCCAGCCGTGCAGCTCGAGGACGGAACGGTAGGCCGGGGTGGAGCCGTAGAAGGCGATCTGCTTCTTCGTCGCCGCGACGGCCCGGGCCATCTCCTCGTCCGTCCGCCCGATCGTGACGAACGCCGGCCCGCAGACCGTGAAGCCGTCCAGGTCACCGCGGCCGGCCCGGGCGCGACCGCGCAGCAGCGCCGGAATGGTCACTTCCTCGATATAGCGCATGGTGCTGAACGGATGGACGAAGAATCCGTCGGCGACCTCGCCGGCGACCTCCGTCATGCCCGGGCCGACGCCGGCGAGAAAGACGGGGGGCGGGCCGAACGCATGGGGTTTCGGGGTGAAGAACGGCGTCATGAGCGTGTGGGTGTAGAAGTCGCCGCGGAAGTCCAGCTTGGTGCCGTTCTGCCAGCAGTCCCAGATCGCCCGGACGGCGAGGATGAGCTCGCGCATCCGCGCCGCGGGATGCGACCACGGCATGGAGAAACGCCTTTCGATGTGCGGCTTGATCTGTGAGCCGAGCCCGAGGACGAACCGCCCCTCGCTGTACTGCGCCAG
It encodes the following:
- a CDS encoding LLM class F420-dependent oxidoreductase, which produces MKIDYNLSDDIAVTAGSAVEVEKDGYAGAWVGETSHDPFLQCLQASIVTDSITVGTSIAIAFARTPMTLANLGYDLAQYSEGRFVLGLGSQIKPHIERRFSMPWSHPAARMRELILAVRAIWDCWQNGTKLDFRGDFYTHTLMTPFFTPKPHAFGPPPVFLAGVGPGMTEVAGEVADGFFVHPFSTMRYIEEVTIPALLRGRARAGRGDLDGFTVCGPAFVTIGRTDEEMARAVAATKKQIAFYGSTPAYRSVLELHGWGDVQPELTALSKQGRWDDMAGLITDEMLAEFSVIGSPEEVGRGLVAKIGGVYARTTLYDAGGSNKAHWPAVLDAAR